One Ahaetulla prasina isolate Xishuangbanna chromosome 1, ASM2864084v1, whole genome shotgun sequence DNA window includes the following coding sequences:
- the RPL37A gene encoding large ribosomal subunit protein eL43 — protein sequence MERKGKVRLYRCSRVSTLSSGLSWRRHGHCAYAEGISFFLSAACWRSKMAKRTKKVGIVGKYGTRYGASLRKMVKKIEISQHAKYTCSFCGKTKMKRKAVGIWHCGSCMKTVAGGAWTYNTTSAVTVKSAIRRLKELKDQ from the exons ATGGAGCGCAAAGGAAAGGTCAGACTCTATCGTTGTTCACGTGTGAGCACTTTGTCTTCCGGTCTCTCCTGGCGACGGCACGGAcactgcgcatacgcagaaggtatttccttctttctctccgcgGCCTGTTGGAGGAGCAAAATG GCCAAGCGTACTAAGAAGGTTGGGATTGTAGGTAAATATGGTACCCGATATGGAGCTTCCCTCAGGAAGATGGTGAAGAAAATTGAAATTAGCCAACATGCTAAGTATACATGTTCCTTCTGTGGAAAG ACCAAAATGAAGAGGAAAGCAGTGGGTATTTGGCATTGTGGCTCATGTATGAAAACAGTGGCTGGTGGAGCTTGGACTTACAA CACCACTTCAGCGGTGACAGTGAAATCTGCCATTAGAAGACTGAAGGAGCTAAAAGACCAATAG